In the genome of Catharus ustulatus isolate bCatUst1 chromosome 1, bCatUst1.pri.v2, whole genome shotgun sequence, the window AAtaagacattttattttggtttattctGTCTTGTTGGAAGAAAGGGGAATTTCATTTCTGGGCTTTCTTATGGATTTATGCAGCCTGTTGAAAGAAATCAGGGTTTTCATCATTGTGAGGTATCTGTAGGGCAGTGTTTAACCCAGAAGCATCACTGAGAGTGGATTATTTCTCCTGGGTAGGAGATGTAAACAGTGATGGATTTCAGAATTAAGCAAAATACTTTCTGAAGTTCTTCTCTTTCAAAGAGGCTATCTCTATCCAGTTCCCAGTGAGCTCTTGCCATAGGGTTAGTATGTAAGTATAGCTGCTAGGTTGCTTTCCTACTTTCCAGATGTTTATACCTCCATGGGTTTTCCAGCAGCTATTTCAACTTAAAAGTGTTAGCATTTCTGATTATGGCAATGTCCTGCTTTAAGCCTCATCTCTGCACATTGAAATAGAAAGAGTGCTCAGCGGTGACACTATTGTATTTATGGAGAGTTTTGTCTAAAAGCCTTTGATGTAAGAGCAAAGCAGAATTAGCATAAATATATCAGCCCGTATTATGCTCAGTTATGCAAGCTATTGCAAACAATGCTACTtatagtttgggttttttttggtgggaagCAACACATCAGCAGTGAAAAGTGCAGTGAACTTTGCCAAAGTTACTACCTTCCAACTTGGTGGAAATTTCTCTTGCCTACATAATTCTTCTACTCTTAGTTTTAGGTCACTGTAGTTCACATTGTTCATGACCTTTTGAAGGTTTAAGTGTACACTTGAATAGATGCAAATTGCTCTTACTTGTTCACTGTATCATGTTTTAGGGGAGGAACAGAGTCGAAAATAGGCACTTTCATTAGTATTTTGAGTCATGGTAGATCTGAAAGACTATTTCATCTCCTCATGCTTTATCTTGACAGTTAATATTATGTGAGACCAAGACCCCACAGCATACACATCTTTATCTaaaattggtttaaaaaaatgaaatactgctGCCATTCTGGATATGGATGATCTTTTATCAATTTCAGCCAAGTTTACTTAGGCTTTACATGTTTTTCTAAAGTTAGTAACATATATATGTGAGGTGTACAGTGGTAATTATCCACGGAATATCAGTTTTAGGCATACATATTAGTATAACTTAGCACATGGATCTGTAGCCAGTCATTCTCAGTGAAGCTCTCATTTGTAGGTTTTGCAGTGACTGTTAAAAAACCAGAATCTTTACAAGGGGACCTGCAGCTCTGAAGTTCACCCCAGGTGTTAGAGGAACCTGGTTTTCCATCCATGTCCTGTGTTCCTGTGcagattttgttttgtgatCTCTTTGAGTCCTCTTGCAGCCTCTTCTTGATTACTTATACTGGAATTTATGTCATGTTTATGGTGCATCTTGAGGTAGTGGTAGTTATATTTTATCacctggaaaatgaaattgaCACAGGCCTTTAAATATCAAGGAAAGCAGAGTAAAGGCTGTCAGCCTTCATTATATTTATCCACTGTacatcatcctcccttctgtgcAATCTCTTCATCTGCTGTCCCAGAGGGATGAATTAGGAGAACGAGCTTCGTTGTAACTTTGTCAGGTGTCCTCACCAAAGTCAAGGACAGAAATTTCACTCATTTTGACCACATTTTCACATggcttttttgctgctttttctgtaacTTGAATACTGCTAAAATAGGTAATGCCTTTCTGTGGATACTTTTAGACAAAGACTGGCTGAAACCTGGCCAATGCGTAGGAGCTACAGTGCACCACAGAACTGAGGAGGGAAGTGTTATTTACTGTCAGTTGACATCATTCAGTCTGTGTTTAGAATGCAGTTTTAGgtatgagaggaaaaaaggaactCTATTATTGTACAATACTATTGTATTCATAATAGTGCTAGAAATAAATACTTACCACAATGGGATCTGTTCATGAATTTCTCATACATTTCAAGAAACTACATATTTAGAATATATGGACCTGGGATTCCAAAGTGTCAGCATAGTTTATCTCCTCCTACTGCCTTGGttttaaattaaggaaaaaatattttacaggagATTTATTTGTAGTTAATGTTAGTTGTATAGCTATTGTTGCTCTAGACTGTGTTATGTTCCCCTAAATCATGCAGATAGTGCATTGGTTATTTAAATATGAGTATCTGACAAACATATTATGGACTCAAGAGTGATTAGAGGGTGATGCCTAAAATAAATGAAGTGCTTTGAATCTCTGCCTGTGCCACAAAGGAATCCTGAATTGAAGTGTCTGGCTGAAATTCCAGCTTTAGAAACCCAAAACTTTGTCCATTTTGTATTCTACTCAGCAGGCCTACAATAGTTGTGGGGTATTAGAGGAGCTCCATAAGacctttcagaaatgttttatttttgaacgCATGCATaagtttttcttgaaataatttcttaagtCTAGTAGTTTTTTAAGGAGGAACAATAATGGAAATCCAGAGTAAATCCTGAAAAAACAGTTCAGTCTATAGAAGGATTACACCTATAGAGCAGACCTCTGGATGTAAACCAAGAGAAAGGAACATTTCTTGGGTCCTTGGTTATATTTCACACATTTTCTGGGAGTACctgaagaaaatctgtttgCCTTCAAATTTCTGCAGGGTGTTACTGGTACCAGAGATGTACCCAACACAGCATTCAGGTGCCTAAACAGTGAGTTTCTTTGGAGTTTAAGccagaaaaaaagccatttctctGCCCTGATTGCTGCAATGATGATCTTCCCAACTGGAATCTAAGTCTTCCTGAGACTACGCTGTACTGTAATGTCACTGTGGTGTTTCAGGTGCCCATGGACAGAAGAGAGGCTGGTAGAAATTGAACTCACTTCCCCAGTTAGCAGTAGGATCAGGCTGCAGTTATCACTAGCAGAGGAAGAAGTTTCATTTGATTTTACATTCATCCTCTTTCATCacactttcttttttaactgTATCTGGTTAATAATTGTTATCTTTCTGATGAGAGTACTGACTAAGCTTTCTGTGGATATTCAAATGCAGCACTTCAGTGCAATGAAACAATTTAACCAATACACAAATAGTTGATCCCTTTTCATAGCTGCATGTTTCTTAATTTATAGCAGCAGCCCCACAGGTACAAAGCCTACAGGACTGGCCACATAACCACTTGGCTGTTACCCCCCAGGCTCCCTGTGCTGGTTCAGGTGAACATTTCTGTCCTGGCTCCTCACCAGgtccttgcttttctttttagacATGCCTGAAGCACGTTGCCAGTTGCAGCATATTTCCATTGACTCCAGGGCACTTGGCTCCATACATGCCTGCAAACAAGCACACTTGTTCTCTCAGATAAACACACACTCATGgtgggatttatttttcttcttttttatccttttaagTGGGGTGCTGAAGCCAATGTGGTTGCTCAGGCAATGCTTGCTGACATTGATGAGAACTATCCAAAGTAAGGAAGTTGTTAAATACTGGGAAAAGACTTCCAGaagcagcctggagctggagcccTGGTTCCCGTAGCTCTGATCTGTAGTGGAGTGCAGAGCCACTCTCCAGGAGGAGAATGGAGTTGGCAGCTGTCCTCAAGGACAGGACCATGGTCACCTTTAATGACAGTGGTCAAGGAGGAAAGTTGTGCTTCTTACTCAAGTCGTATTAACTCAGTTGGGTGACAGTGTTAACTACAAAGAGTTCggttgtttgtggggttttctttctcttgatGAAATCCCTGCTCTCACATAGATTTGATTTCTGCATACAGGTATTAAACATACAGATCAATGGGGTATTTGTACAGGCACTTAGCcatccagctctgagctggcaaTGTGGAGAGATTTGCTTTGTGTGTATGGAAGAGAAATGTGTGTGCAGATGCATGTTGGAATTGCCTTCTGCAGATTTTGAAGTTTCATACTTAATTTCAAAACAGTACCAATAAATATGTTGATTCAAATGAggaaagctttttctctttcagagagACTTAGTTTAAATTCAGGAAGTCAAACTGCTGAGGAGTTAGCACTAGGATTtataaaacaacattaaaagAGAAGCTTAATTAACATTTCACTACCCTTCAATTGCACTGAATATGTGTCTGGTTTATCACCCACCTAAATATGTTAGTTTGTATTTGAAGAATGCATGTGACAGTGAGCCTTCAGGAGAAAGCTCAGCTTTTTCCTATAATCTCATTATAgcatttgtatattttatttgattGCTTTGACCTTGGATAAtatgtggaaaatatttaagtatatATCACATATTTCTGAATATGAGTAGTtgaggttgttttgtttttactgttaATGTAACTTCagctggaatttctttttttttttttttgtggggtgttggttttttggttttttgtttgtttgggggttttgtttttggtttttgtttctttttttttgccaaaacaATGTAAACCCTGTATTTAGTAAGTTGAGTATTGATGGATGAGAATACACAGGATGAAAGCAAGTCATCCCAGGGAAGGatgcttctctgttttctttagGGTAGAGTGAAGAAGTagcagctgttttctttctctccctaaAGATCATAGTGATAATAGAAATGGGATATTAAAGAGGGCAGCATAGATTAATGGGACAGTAATAAAACAAATTAGACCCATTAGCAAAATCACTGCTTGAAAAGTGGATTCTGTGATAAGTGCCCTTCAGTGCCTCATGTAGGAAAAATTGTTTCAGCACTTGTAATATCATCCATGGTCTTGGGTTTTAGACTGTTGTGACAATCTCAGTGATAAaaccttaaaataatttagattaaGTTAAATTTCATTTGTACTTACTGCTTGATAGAAAACCTGAATGATTGTATCTGCATGTTGAAGACAAGTTCTTCTTTTTCAAACCCAGTCACAATGGTTTTGAGCGTCCCCAAAATCTtacataaaaaaaccaaagccattttttgttgttctgttaAGCCTGTAAGGTGATCATGAGAGCTGCAAAGCCTTCTTTTATTGCTGGAGCACTGGTGCTTTGGATGCTAATGTTCAAACAGACTAGGAACTGGAACTGGTGGATTTAGTGacatctgtttttatttattgattctGTATTAGATTAGCAAGGAAAGATGTGGGTTGCACTTAAAACTCTACTTGTCTCTGTTTACTCTCTGCTTTTGAGACCGTATTGTTTTCTGGATGATCTAATCagcaagaaaaatactttatggCAGAGATTTATACAGCATGTTGCCtataaggagaaaaatgtttggGGGTTAGAGATAAAACATATTCACAAATCTACTTAACTAAGTCAAATATATTGATATGAAGTGCTCTTTTACTGGGAGATGAGTGGGTCCAAGTCTCTGAATTGTCTCAttctgcttccctctctccctctaGAAATACACAGCTGTATTGTGGTGgggcttaatttttttttaattctcccaCCCATTGTAATTTTGTTGAATCCAAGCTCAGAGTGTAAATATCAATCGATACATGTCCTGTGAGATGCAGAGGGGTGCTGGGCGCGAGCGGGGCAGGGGCACCCTGAGCgctgcatccctgtgccagcggtgccagcagcatcctgggcgGGTGGCGGTGGGAGAGGAGGGCCAGGAGGCAGAGAGGGCtgggaggcagagaggagagggctgggaggCGGCTGTTGCTACCGCTCTGATGTCAGGCGCTCCCGCTAACGTGTGGTTGGTTGTTCTGCCTTTCAGATCGCTGCCGCTCCTGGGGCGCAGAGGGGACGGCGAGACTCCCACATCTTTCAGCCAGAAGAAAGGAGCCAGCGGAGCAGACTAATACGGACTTGTGTCGGGTGCCCTTGCCCTACAAAGGCTGCCTTTAAAAGAGAAACGCAGTGCTATTTAATGAGCTGTGAGATGAGGCACTGCTGCTAACGCTCAGATCCCAGGATTCATCGGCTATTCATTGTGCTTAATGTACATGTTTCTGCACCGTGCATTTAGGAGATCCCAGAGAAGAATCCAAAACGGCTGCGGGGGAAAGACCACCAAACATGCCTACAGAAACATTACCGACAGGTAGCATGGTGAAGCCGGTCAGCCCTGCCGTGACTTTCACATCTGCTGTTCCTCTCCGCATCCTGAACAAAGGACCTGACTATTTTCGCAGGCAGGCGGAGCCTAATCCAAAAAGACTGAGTGCAGTGGAGAGGCTTGAAGCCGACAAGGCAAAATACGTCAAGAGCCAGGAGGTCATCAATGCCAAGCAGGAGCCCGTGAAGCCGGCGGTGCTGGCGAAGCCGCCGGTCTGTCCTGCGGCCAAGCGAGCGCTGGGGAGCCCCACCTTGAAAGTCTTCAGCAACAATGCAAAGACTGAGAGTGGGGTTCAGAGAGAAAATCTGAAACTTGAGATTTTGAAGAATATCATCAACAGCTCTGAAGGCTCCAGCTCAGGTTCAGGGCATAAGCACGGTCCCCGAAATTGGCCACCCCATAGGGCCGATTCGACAGAGCTGAACCGACACTCGTTCGCCGAATCCTTGAAGGTTTACCCCACACAGGGCCGGAACAGCCcgcaggagagcagctccaatGTCAGCAGAAGGCTCCTAGATCAGTCAGCAGAGACTTTCTTGCATGTCTCTCACAGCTC includes:
- the FAM110B gene encoding protein FAM110B; translated protein: MPTETLPTGSMVKPVSPAVTFTSAVPLRILNKGPDYFRRQAEPNPKRLSAVERLEADKAKYVKSQEVINAKQEPVKPAVLAKPPVCPAAKRALGSPTLKVFSNNAKTESGVQRENLKLEILKNIINSSEGSSSGSGHKHGPRNWPPHRADSTELNRHSFAESLKVYPTQGRNSPQESSSNVSRRLLDQSAETFLHVSHSSSDIRKVTNAKPLKAIPCSSSAPPLPPKPKIAAISTLKSPEIEAVESGCGVSRRPSLQRSKSDLSDRYFRVDADVERFFNYCGLDPEELENLGMENFARANSDIISLNFRSASMISSDCEQSQDSNSDLRNDDSANDRVPYGISAIERNARIIKWLYSIKQARESQKVSHV